The Synechocystis sp. PCC 7509 genome includes a window with the following:
- the cimA gene encoding citramalate synthase: protein MATPLWIYDTTLRDGTQREGLSVSIEDKLRIARQLDALGVPFIEGGWPGANPKDVQFFWQLQKEPLTNAEIVAFCSTRRPNISAATDPMLQAILAAGTRWVTIFGKSWDLHVIEGLKTSLEENLEMIRDTIAFLQLSGRKVIYDAEHWFDGYKQNKDYALKTLLTAVTAGAQWVALCDTNGGTLPHEISLIVRDVKQFLPPNTQIGIHTHNDADTAVANAIAAVLEGATMVQGTINGYGERCGNANLCSVIPNLQLKLGYDCLPEDKLTQLTTASRFISEVVNLAPNEHAAFVGRSAFAHKGGIHVSAVEKNPLTYEHIEPEKIGNNRRIVISEQAGLSNVLAKARTFGIELDKNNPAARQILRHLKELESQGYQFEAAEASFELLMREALGKRQHLFTIKGFQVHCDLSQDVDSCNSSAMATVKLAVNGQDILEAAEGNGPVAALDAALRKALVNFYPQVANFELTDYKVRILDEYSGTAANTRVLVEWRSDFQRWTTVGVSTNILNASYQAVVEGLEYGLLPPVAVSEIH from the coding sequence ATGGCAACACCGCTTTGGATTTATGACACTACCTTAAGAGATGGAACTCAAAGAGAAGGCTTATCAGTATCTATAGAAGATAAACTTCGCATCGCTAGACAATTAGACGCTTTGGGAGTGCCTTTTATTGAGGGGGGATGGCCAGGGGCAAATCCTAAAGATGTACAATTTTTTTGGCAACTTCAAAAAGAACCTTTAACTAACGCCGAAATTGTCGCTTTTTGTTCTACTCGTCGCCCGAATATATCGGCAGCAACCGATCCGATGCTGCAAGCGATTCTAGCGGCGGGAACTCGTTGGGTAACTATTTTCGGTAAATCTTGGGATTTGCACGTTATAGAGGGTTTGAAGACTAGCTTAGAAGAAAACTTAGAGATGATCCGCGACACGATCGCCTTTCTCCAATTATCGGGGCGCAAAGTCATATATGATGCCGAACACTGGTTTGATGGCTATAAACAAAATAAAGATTATGCCCTAAAAACCTTACTAACTGCGGTAACTGCGGGGGCGCAATGGGTGGCTTTGTGCGATACCAATGGCGGAACATTACCCCACGAGATTAGCCTGATTGTCCGCGATGTCAAGCAATTTTTGCCCCCCAACACTCAAATTGGTATCCATACTCATAATGATGCCGATACTGCGGTTGCAAATGCGATCGCGGCGGTACTTGAAGGGGCGACAATGGTACAAGGGACAATTAATGGCTATGGCGAACGTTGCGGCAATGCTAACCTTTGTTCAGTTATTCCCAATCTGCAATTAAAGTTAGGCTACGACTGTCTCCCAGAAGATAAACTTACTCAACTGACTACTGCAAGTAGATTTATTAGCGAAGTTGTCAACCTTGCACCCAATGAACACGCAGCTTTTGTCGGGCGTTCGGCTTTTGCTCATAAAGGCGGAATTCACGTCTCGGCGGTAGAGAAAAATCCTTTAACTTACGAACATATTGAACCCGAAAAAATTGGTAATAATCGCCGGATAGTTATTTCCGAACAAGCGGGACTTAGTAACGTCTTAGCAAAAGCGCGGACTTTTGGAATTGAATTAGATAAAAATAACCCCGCAGCTAGGCAAATATTGCGCCACCTGAAGGAATTAGAAAGCCAAGGTTATCAATTTGAAGCGGCGGAGGCAAGTTTTGAATTACTCATGCGGGAAGCTTTAGGGAAACGCCAGCATTTATTTACAATTAAAGGCTTTCAAGTTCACTGCGATTTGTCTCAAGACGTAGATAGTTGCAATAGCAGCGCGATGGCTACAGTAAAACTTGCTGTCAACGGTCAAGATATTTTAGAAGCCGCCGAGGGAAATGGGCCCGTTGCGGCGCTAGATGCGGCATTACGCAAAGCTTTAGTCAATTTTTATCCCCAGGTTGCCAACTTTGAACTAACAGATTATAAAGTCCGTATTCTGGACGAATATAGCGGTACAGCAGCTAATACGCGGGTACTTGTCGAATGGCGTAGCGACTTTCAACGCTGGACTACGGTAGGTGTATCAACTAATATTCTCAATGCTTCTTACCAAGCGGTAGTTGAAGGGTTGGAATACGGTTTATTACCACCTGTAGCAGTAAGCGAAATTCACTAA
- a CDS encoding 2Fe-2S iron-sulfur cluster-binding protein, which produces MPQVFAQGKVIVCNTGDNLRQVLLNNDINLYNGNASIINCHGLGTCGTCAVMVEGEVSEVTWQDKTRRSLPPHSPTKNLRLACQTKVLGDVNVTKFDGFWGQGEKVVWTAKV; this is translated from the coding sequence ATGCCCCAAGTTTTTGCCCAGGGTAAGGTAATAGTTTGCAATACTGGCGATAATCTTCGTCAGGTACTACTCAATAATGATATCAATCTCTACAATGGCAACGCTTCCATAATTAATTGTCATGGACTAGGTACTTGCGGTACTTGTGCTGTGATGGTAGAAGGAGAAGTTTCTGAAGTAACTTGGCAAGATAAAACTCGGCGCAGTCTTCCCCCTCATTCTCCCACTAAAAATCTCCGTCTTGCTTGTCAAACCAAGGTTTTAGGCGATGTAAATGTGACAAAATTTGATGGTTTTTGGGGCCAAGGTGAAAAAGTCGTTTGGACGGCAAAAGTTTAG
- a CDS encoding cytochrome b/b6 domain-containing protein yields MKFSQPYQPLLLRILHGLTGLFLVAAILTAFWTYNTFDGRWGKLPLPYYSDIEGLHGAFGLFTLLIFPLFVLYAFHRGQKKLLQPDFLVKLNQVNKPIWWYTLNRFSNTLIILSLTFAVFSGKMMDEKWLPNGELNRFWYYAHLVSWVIIIGCIALHLLLNAKVGGLPLLLSMLNWRFRAKDSPALWSTHIANWWSWRRSTQLNLKSISLLTVLEMLVLISIASAWIISLFKEF; encoded by the coding sequence ATGAAATTCTCTCAGCCTTATCAACCCCTACTACTCCGTATTTTGCATGGGTTAACAGGTCTATTTCTAGTTGCGGCAATTTTGACAGCTTTCTGGACTTACAACACTTTTGATGGACGCTGGGGGAAGCTTCCCCTTCCTTACTACTCTGACATTGAAGGTTTACATGGGGCCTTTGGGCTATTTACCTTGCTCATTTTTCCTCTATTTGTTCTTTATGCCTTCCATCGGGGACAAAAAAAATTGCTGCAACCCGATTTTTTAGTCAAGCTGAATCAAGTTAACAAACCTATTTGGTGGTATACCTTAAACCGATTTTCTAATACCCTGATAATTTTGTCCCTCACTTTCGCCGTTTTTAGTGGCAAAATGATGGACGAGAAATGGTTGCCTAATGGAGAACTAAATCGCTTTTGGTACTATGCCCACCTAGTATCATGGGTAATTATCATAGGTTGTATTGCTCTGCATCTGCTCTTAAACGCCAAAGTGGGAGGATTACCATTACTGCTATCGATGTTAAACTGGCGATTTCGTGCCAAAGATAGCCCCGCATTGTGGTCTACTCATATTGCTAATTGGTGGTCTTGGCGACGGAGTACGCAATTAAACTTAAAATCTATTTCTCTACTTACCGTCTTAGAAATGCTGGTGTTAATAAGTATTGCGTCTGCGTGGATCATTTCGCTATTCAAAGAGTTTTAA
- the thiO gene encoding glycine oxidase ThiO — protein sequence MTTDVLIIGGGVIGLATAIELKLRSHCVTIIVRDFNSGASHAAAGMLAPEAEQIPPGAMLDLCLLSRQLYPDWTSKIEHLSGLSTGYWNCGILAPVYAKTSRNNGHWLDKKATSQHQSNLSADVVGSWWYPEDGQVDNRALTNALRASAIALGVIIQDKVTVKNFIYQQNRVTGVCTTANDLIHAEHYVLATGAWSQELLPIPVHPKKGQMLSVRVTDKELPLKQVLFGSDIYIVPRADGRIIIGATMEDVGFTPYNTPAGMQLLLQRAIRLFPPLQHYPIEEFWWGFRPATPDELPILGASPYDNLTLATGHYRNGILLAPVTANLVADVINNKNSSLLEHFHYSRFYS from the coding sequence ATGACAACGGATGTATTGATTATTGGTGGTGGAGTAATTGGTTTAGCAACTGCCATTGAATTAAAATTGCGATCGCATTGCGTAACTATAATTGTCCGCGATTTCAACTCTGGTGCAAGTCACGCCGCCGCCGGAATGTTAGCGCCCGAAGCCGAACAAATTCCCCCTGGTGCAATGTTAGACCTTTGCTTGCTGTCGCGGCAACTATACCCAGATTGGACGAGCAAAATTGAGCATCTTAGCGGTTTAAGTACAGGCTATTGGAATTGTGGCATTTTAGCCCCAGTTTACGCAAAAACGAGCCGAAATAATGGTCACTGGTTAGATAAAAAAGCAACTTCTCAGCATCAGTCTAATTTAAGCGCCGATGTAGTTGGTAGTTGGTGGTATCCCGAAGATGGACAGGTAGACAATCGGGCTTTAACTAATGCCCTTCGCGCCAGTGCGATCGCCTTAGGTGTAATTATTCAAGATAAAGTCACAGTCAAAAACTTTATCTATCAGCAAAATCGCGTTACAGGAGTTTGCACCACAGCTAACGATCTTATCCATGCCGAACATTATGTACTAGCAACGGGCGCTTGGTCGCAGGAATTATTACCCATTCCCGTACATCCCAAAAAAGGACAAATGTTATCGGTGCGCGTAACTGATAAAGAATTGCCCTTAAAACAAGTTTTATTTGGCTCAGATATATACATAGTTCCCCGCGCTGATGGGAGAATTATTATCGGTGCAACTATGGAAGATGTAGGCTTTACTCCCTACAATACTCCCGCAGGTATGCAATTGCTTCTACAACGGGCTATCCGACTTTTTCCCCCATTGCAGCATTATCCAATTGAAGAATTTTGGTGGGGTTTTCGTCCCGCAACGCCGGACGAGTTACCAATTTTAGGTGCTAGTCCTTACGATAATCTTACTCTTGCTACTGGTCATTATCGCAATGGCATCCTTTTAGCCCCAGTAACCGCTAATCTAGTTGCAGATGTCATAAATAACAAAAATTCTTCTTTACTAGAACATTTCCACTACTCCCGGTTTTACAGTTAA
- a CDS encoding thiazole synthase, whose product MQTLNHSQDKFLDRPLTIAGKTFQSRLMTGTGKYRSIEEMQQSIIQSGCQIVTVAVRRVQNNAPGHEGLAEALDWTKIWMLPNTAGCQTAEEAIRVARLGREMAKLLGQEDNNFVKLEVIPDPKYLLPDPIGTLEAAEKLVREGFAVLPYINADPMLAKRLENIGCATVMPLASPIGSGQGMKNAANIAIIIENSGIPVVVDAGIGTPSEAAQAMEMGADALLINSAIALAQNAPIMARAMNLAAQAGRMAHLAGRIPIKDYAIASSPLSGTITT is encoded by the coding sequence ATGCAGACACTCAACCACTCTCAAGACAAATTTTTAGATCGCCCCCTAACTATTGCGGGTAAAACCTTTCAATCGCGCTTGATGACGGGTACGGGAAAATACCGCAGCATTGAAGAAATGCAACAAAGTATTATTCAAAGCGGCTGTCAAATTGTCACCGTTGCCGTGCGGAGAGTGCAAAATAACGCCCCAGGACACGAAGGATTGGCAGAGGCTCTAGATTGGACAAAAATTTGGATGTTGCCCAATACCGCAGGCTGTCAGACGGCGGAAGAAGCGATCCGCGTAGCAAGACTAGGGCGAGAAATGGCGAAGTTATTAGGACAAGAAGACAATAACTTTGTCAAATTAGAAGTAATCCCCGATCCTAAATACTTATTACCCGATCCAATTGGAACTTTAGAAGCTGCCGAAAAGCTGGTTAGAGAAGGCTTTGCCGTCTTACCTTATATTAATGCCGATCCAATGCTGGCTAAACGTTTAGAAAATATTGGTTGCGCTACGGTTATGCCTCTAGCTTCCCCCATTGGTTCGGGTCAAGGGATGAAAAATGCGGCAAATATTGCCATAATTATTGAAAACTCTGGCATCCCTGTAGTTGTGGATGCGGGGATTGGTACGCCTAGCGAGGCGGCGCAAGCAATGGAAATGGGCGCAGATGCGTTACTTATTAATAGCGCGATCGCCCTAGCCCAAAATGCCCCAATTATGGCACGGGCAATGAATCTAGCCGCCCAAGCTGGACGCATGGCGCACCTAGCCGGACGTATCCCAATTAAAGACTATGCGATCGCAAGTTCCCCCCTAAGTGGCACTATTACCACCTAA
- the psb34 gene encoding photosystem II assembly protein Psb34 produces MPYTTEEGGRLNNFAKEPTVYQAEDPTGTEKRNYVFLGIVAAALVGGLVFVAYSVSSVS; encoded by the coding sequence ATGCCATACACAACAGAAGAAGGCGGTCGCCTAAACAATTTTGCCAAAGAGCCAACAGTTTACCAAGCAGAAGATCCTACAGGTACAGAAAAGCGTAATTATGTCTTTTTGGGAATAGTTGCGGCAGCTTTAGTTGGTGGTTTAGTATTTGTAGCTTATTCCGTTTCTTCCGTAAGTTAA
- a CDS encoding NAD(P)-dependent oxidoreductase, which yields MQVGFIGTGLMGLPMAQRLVESGIDLVAYNRTPEKLEPLQKAGVRIAQQPIEAIIDSDCIILMLTNASAIRSLLLSEGVKPHLAEKTVIQMSTIAPKESIAIAKEIIAAGGDYLEAPVLGSIPEANSGKLIVMVGGTEAQFTRWQDLLQNFGTEVLLIGEVGSASAIKLALNQLIASLSTAFALSLGFVERQGASVDIFMQILRQSALYAPTFDKKLQRMRDRNYDHPNFPTKHLLKDTELFINEAQGEEMNISSIEGVKKILEIAITSGFADADYSSLFSAIQGDDS from the coding sequence ATGCAAGTAGGTTTTATTGGTACGGGGCTAATGGGGCTACCAATGGCTCAAAGGCTTGTAGAGTCTGGAATTGATTTAGTAGCATACAACCGCACTCCAGAAAAGCTAGAACCCCTCCAAAAGGCAGGGGTGAGGATTGCCCAACAACCTATAGAGGCAATTATTGATAGCGATTGTATTATTCTCATGCTTACTAATGCTTCAGCTATCCGCAGCTTGTTGTTATCCGAGGGTGTTAAGCCTCATTTAGCAGAAAAAACTGTAATTCAAATGAGTACGATCGCACCAAAGGAAAGTATAGCGATCGCCAAGGAAATTATCGCGGCTGGAGGAGATTATTTAGAAGCACCCGTTTTAGGTAGCATTCCCGAAGCAAATTCTGGCAAGCTAATAGTTATGGTAGGCGGTACAGAGGCGCAATTTACACGTTGGCAAGATTTATTACAAAACTTTGGTACTGAAGTCTTATTAATTGGGGAAGTAGGCAGTGCTTCAGCGATTAAACTAGCCTTAAATCAATTAATTGCTTCTTTGAGTACAGCTTTTGCTTTAAGTTTAGGTTTTGTCGAGCGTCAAGGTGCAAGTGTTGACATTTTTATGCAAATTCTCCGTCAAAGTGCTTTGTATGCGCCCACTTTTGACAAAAAATTGCAGCGAATGCGCGATCGCAATTACGATCATCCCAATTTTCCTACTAAGCACTTATTGAAAGATACGGAGTTATTTATCAATGAAGCCCAAGGGGAAGAGATGAATATTAGTAGTATTGAGGGGGTAAAAAAAATCTTGGAAATAGCGATAACTAGCGGGTTTGCAGATGCTGACTACTCATCACTATTTAGTGCAATCCAAGGAGATGATTCTTAA
- a CDS encoding alpha/beta fold hydrolase: MTAITDSWQHEYITTNGVKLHYVTQGNGALMLMLHGFPEFWYSWRHQIPEFASNYQVVALDLRGYNDSDKPKAQSAYVMDEFIKDIEGVITGLGYDKCVLVGHDWGGAIAWHFAYSRPQMVEKLIVLNIPHPARMAEGLRTPQQLLRSWYMFLFQLPEIPEALIQASDYQLIETMMTAGVINKNAFIKADIEAYKNAVSKRGALTAMLNYYRNIPQQRMLNTDWSILEVPTLMIWGESDVALGKELTNNTEAYVRNLQIKYIPNCSHWVQQEQPELVNRYMREFLETV, from the coding sequence ATGACTGCAATTACTGATTCTTGGCAGCACGAATACATCACCACAAACGGCGTAAAACTACACTATGTAACGCAGGGAAATGGGGCATTAATGTTAATGCTGCATGGATTTCCTGAATTTTGGTACTCATGGCGGCATCAAATCCCAGAATTTGCCTCTAATTATCAAGTTGTGGCGCTCGATTTACGCGGTTACAACGATAGCGATAAGCCAAAAGCACAATCGGCTTACGTGATGGATGAATTTATTAAAGATATTGAAGGAGTAATTACAGGTTTAGGTTACGACAAGTGCGTATTAGTAGGGCATGATTGGGGAGGTGCGATCGCTTGGCATTTTGCTTATTCTCGTCCCCAAATGGTAGAAAAGCTAATTGTCTTAAATATTCCTCATCCTGCGAGAATGGCGGAAGGTTTACGTACTCCCCAGCAATTGCTTCGCAGTTGGTATATGTTTTTGTTTCAGTTACCAGAGATTCCCGAAGCCTTAATTCAAGCGTCAGATTATCAATTAATCGAAACAATGATGACTGCGGGAGTAATTAACAAAAATGCTTTTATTAAAGCCGATATTGAAGCTTACAAAAATGCAGTATCAAAACGCGGTGCTTTGACGGCAATGTTGAATTATTACCGCAATATTCCCCAGCAAAGGATGCTAAATACAGATTGGAGTATTTTAGAAGTACCTACATTGATGATTTGGGGCGAAAGCGATGTAGCACTAGGTAAAGAATTAACTAATAATACTGAGGCATACGTCCGCAACTTGCAAATAAAATATATCCCTAATTGCAGTCATTGGGTACAGCAAGAGCAGCCAGAGCTAGTTAATCGATATATGCGAGAGTTTCTAGAAACTGTTTAA
- a CDS encoding DUF1206 domain-containing protein, with the protein MTQQLVQERSLWIERLARFGYAAKGVVYGIVGLLAAQTAFGSGGQTTDTKGALSAIVTQPFGKFLLSLVAIGLIGYTLWRLIQAIKDPEHKGTKPKGLAQRIGYAANGFVYGSLAISAIGIVIGSGSGSNSNSTQDWTGKLLSQPFGQWLVGTIGAGVIGLGFYQFYKAYKAKFRKEMDLSQVSDVQQNWIIAIGRFGLAARGVVFCIIGFFLIQAARQYDPSEVRGLGEALQVLQQQPYGPWLLGIVALGLIAYGIYMIIQGRYRHLNTKEV; encoded by the coding sequence ATGACACAACAATTAGTGCAGGAACGTTCTCTATGGATAGAGCGGTTAGCCCGATTTGGCTACGCAGCTAAGGGCGTTGTTTATGGCATAGTTGGACTATTAGCCGCTCAAACCGCTTTTGGTTCTGGTGGACAAACGACAGATACTAAAGGCGCTTTAAGTGCGATTGTAACGCAACCCTTTGGAAAATTTTTACTAAGTTTAGTTGCTATCGGTTTAATAGGCTATACGCTTTGGCGTTTGATTCAAGCAATTAAAGATCCCGAACATAAAGGTACAAAACCTAAAGGTTTAGCGCAACGGATTGGTTACGCGGCTAATGGTTTTGTTTATGGAAGTTTAGCAATAAGCGCGATTGGAATTGTTATCGGTTCGGGGAGTGGTAGTAATAGTAATTCTACTCAAGATTGGACAGGAAAGTTACTTTCTCAGCCCTTCGGACAATGGCTTGTCGGCACAATTGGCGCGGGGGTAATTGGTTTAGGTTTCTATCAGTTTTATAAAGCTTATAAAGCAAAGTTTCGTAAAGAAATGGATTTGAGTCAGGTAAGTGACGTACAACAAAATTGGATAATTGCGATCGGTCGATTTGGTTTGGCGGCGCGAGGCGTAGTATTTTGTATTATTGGGTTCTTCTTAATTCAAGCAGCGCGACAGTACGACCCTAGTGAAGTACGCGGGTTAGGTGAAGCTTTACAGGTATTACAACAACAACCTTATGGCCCTTGGCTTTTGGGTATAGTAGCTCTGGGTTTAATTGCCTATGGTATTTACATGATAATTCAGGGGCGCTATCGTCATTTGAATACAAAAGAAGTGTAG
- a CDS encoding SDR family oxidoreductase → MFLVTGATGDIGQKVVQILRKRETPVRSFVRLNSRYGELEYQGSEIFIGDLKEQRDVNKACNGVQYIISAHGSGGDAIGLDYRANIELIDRALDVGVEHFVFISVLGADRGYEDAPVFKAKREVEKYLQSSGLNYTILRPAGLASNLLPLAQRFKQTGIYLLIGDRYSRTSIISTDDLALMAVDSITNSAARNQIFAVGGPEALKREDIPQIFSRVYQREATLLNPPLVVVDGLRSVIGLFNQDAQKAFGTFRTLLNNEFFCTPAEIERLESIFNFKLETLESFIRRN, encoded by the coding sequence ATGTTTTTAGTTACCGGTGCAACTGGAGATATAGGTCAAAAAGTTGTACAAATACTCAGAAAAAGAGAGACTCCTGTTCGCTCTTTTGTGCGTCTAAATTCTCGCTATGGCGAACTAGAATACCAAGGTAGTGAAATATTTATCGGCGACTTGAAAGAGCAAAGAGATGTAAATAAAGCTTGTAATGGAGTGCAATATATAATCAGCGCTCACGGTAGCGGTGGAGATGCAATCGGTTTAGACTACCGCGCCAATATTGAACTAATCGATCGCGCTCTTGATGTTGGCGTGGAGCATTTTGTCTTTATTTCCGTACTGGGAGCAGATCGCGGCTATGAAGATGCGCCAGTATTTAAGGCAAAGCGGGAGGTGGAAAAATATTTACAATCTAGTGGTTTAAACTATACTATTTTGCGCCCCGCAGGTTTGGCATCAAATTTATTGCCTCTAGCGCAAAGATTCAAGCAAACAGGTATATATTTACTGATCGGCGATCGCTATAGTCGCACTTCAATTATTAGCACCGATGACCTAGCATTAATGGCGGTAGATTCAATAACTAATAGCGCCGCTCGTAACCAAATTTTTGCCGTCGGTGGCCCAGAGGCTTTGAAGCGCGAGGATATCCCCCAAATTTTTAGTCGCGTTTATCAGCGTGAAGCTACGCTACTCAATCCGCCCTTGGTTGTTGTTGATGGTTTACGCTCGGTAATTGGCTTATTTAACCAAGATGCCCAGAAAGCTTTTGGCACTTTTCGGACTTTGCTCAACAATGAATTTTTCTGCACTCCTGCCGAAATTGAACGTTTAGAATCAATATTTAATTTCAAGCTAGAAACCTTGGAGAGCTTTATCAGACGAAATTGA
- a CDS encoding molybdenum cofactor guanylyltransferase yields MPSITGIVLAGGKSSRMGSDKALLPIGGVPMLRLVCDRALSVCDRVYVVTPWQERYKHLLPATCQFIREVQPRGAENAPILGFAQGLAQVTTDWVLLLACDLPQLQVEVLQGWVKQLNNCRAIALLPRHAKGWEPLCGFYRRDCLTALTGFIDTGERSFQSWLKQQSVQVLTVTDAQMFFNCNTPDDVAATEKKLISRGDGLAIP; encoded by the coding sequence ATGCCGTCAATAACTGGGATAGTCTTAGCTGGGGGTAAAAGCTCCCGTATGGGTAGCGATAAAGCTTTGCTGCCGATTGGTGGCGTACCAATGTTACGCCTTGTATGCGATCGCGCTTTGTCGGTATGCGATCGCGTTTATGTCGTCACCCCTTGGCAAGAGCGCTATAAACACTTGCTTCCAGCAACTTGTCAATTTATCCGCGAAGTGCAACCTAGGGGCGCAGAAAATGCTCCTATACTCGGCTTTGCTCAAGGACTTGCTCAAGTTACAACCGATTGGGTACTGCTTCTTGCTTGCGATTTACCTCAGTTGCAAGTGGAAGTGTTGCAAGGGTGGGTAAAGCAACTAAATAATTGTAGAGCGATCGCGCTGTTGCCTCGCCATGCCAAAGGTTGGGAGCCATTATGCGGTTTTTATCGCCGCGACTGTTTAACTGCGCTTACAGGCTTTATTGACACTGGCGAGCGATCGTTTCAATCATGGCTGAAGCAGCAATCCGTGCAAGTTTTGACGGTAACGGATGCTCAAATGTTTTTTAATTGCAATACACCCGATGATGTAGCAGCGACGGAGAAGAAACTAATATCTAGGGGTGATGGTTTGGCGATACCATAG